Proteins from a genomic interval of Arvicola amphibius chromosome 14, mArvAmp1.2, whole genome shotgun sequence:
- the Lamtor3 gene encoding ragulator complex protein LAMTOR3, translating into MADDLKRFLYKKLPSVEGLHAIVVSDRDGVPVIKVASDSAPEQALRPGFLSTFALATDQGGKLGLSKNKSIICYYDTYQVVQFNRLPLVVSFIASSNANTGLIVSLEKELAPLFEELIKVVEVS; encoded by the exons ATGGCGGAT GATCTAAAGCGATTTCTGTACAAAAAGTTGCCAAG CGTTGAAGGGCTCCATGCAATTGTTGTATCAGATAGAGACGGGGTGCCTGTTATTAAAG TGGCTAGCGACAGCGCTCCAGAGCAGGCCCTGAGGCCGGGCTTCCTGTCCACCTTCGCCCTTGCCACAGATCAAGGCGGCAAGCTCGGACtttccaaaaataaaagcatcatcTGTTACTATGACACCTACCAG GTGGTCCAATTCAATCGTTTACCTCTGGTGGTGAGCTTCATAGCCAGCAGCAATGCCAACACAG GACTAATTGTCAGCCTAGAAAAGGAACTGGCTCCATTATTTGAAGAGCTGATAAAAGTTGTGGAAGTGTCCTAA